The segment CCAACCTGGTTATAGACTTATAGTTTTAAAAAGTGTCATCTTTTGTGATCGTTGCTCCATAACAAAACTAACCCTAATAATTCACGAGACAAACCACGAGAACGCTAGGCTTTGGGTCATATCATCGTCCCCATCAATCAAATCTTTTTGGTGAGTTTATTTGCCCACCAACGCATATATCTCCACGACTGTGGAAATAAGCTTGAAGATCAGGGATCACCCATCAGAATGTTAGACCAGAGAAGCAAGCTGATCAACCATGGTGACGATCTAGACGACGAAAGTCACCCAATTTCGTTCACAACCGAATGTTATGCATGCACTCAAGTAGGTGTTCCGGTGTTCCACTCCACTAGCTGCAACCAAGCTCAGCAACCGGAATGGGAAGCTTCCGCCGGCTCATCCCTCATCCCCATCCGCAACAGACCCGGTTCCAAGATCATCAAGAACCGATATTCCGCCGGAAAACGGAGACCACTGTCGTCTTCAGGGTTGTCGTTCAGGCGAGTGTATGATCCAAGGAGCAAAAGTGTACAAAGGTGGAATAGGTTTGTGTTGCTTGCTCGTGGTATGGCGTTGGCTGTTGACCCTTTGTTCTTCTACTCGCTGTCAATAGGCCGTGGGGGTACGCCGTGTCTTTACATGGACGGCGGTCTTGCGGCGGTTGTGGCCGTGCTGCGGACAATGATTGACTGCTTCCATGTCGTCCACATATGGTTACAGTTTCGGGTGGCTTATGTGTCACGTGAGTCGCTTGTGGTTGGTTGTGGGAAGCTGGTGTGGGACCCGAAGTCTATCGCATTGCATTATGTGCGATCACTTAAAGGCTTCTGGTACGACATATTCGTCGTACTGCCGGTTCCTCAGGTATTTCGGATAACCCACtttccatcttccacgtcttTGCTGTTAATCAttaaatttttagatttttatttGTTTGCTGAAAAAAATATGTCATTATCTGTTATGTTAATATATTTTATGAATAATCGTTAAAATTATAAAActtaaatttaatatataaaaactgTTAAAAAGGCCATATGACAAAATATGGGGGATTAGGACTATCTAAACTTCTTTGTTCAAAACactaaaattttaataatatgttttatatatagttatataaaggtaaagaaaatACGCAAAATATTTAGCAAAATGAATTCAACCTAAACTATTTCTCTAGAGTGGCATAACCGAAACTTTTGTAAGAGGtaacaaaaaaaatcacaaaaaagtAATAAGCAAACGAAGTTTTTGCTGTTTGGACGTTTGGTGAACCGTAATAGCTTTGGGTTAAATGATTTTTGGGTTAACCGAGTTAGatttaggggtgttcgtttggatggatcggtttgatccgatccaatcaagtgaatccaaatggatttcggttttcaaaacatggatccgaataatccaaactaaactccaatccgatccaattacaattcggttggatcggctTTATAATTCAGTTTtaaaaaaccgaaacattttaaaacaacatataattataatattagcCAATTTTACacaaaaagtgaaaaaaaaaatattcagttgtgatttgaaaattataaacaactactaagcagatatattatagttaaatattttatacatagaaaacttttgagagataatatatatttgatgttttttttatcgAGTGAAATGTTTTGaacttatttgaaaaaataaattacaaaattaatagatAACTAtcgatatatatattataaataaataaataataaatgtttattcgagtttttttggactattcggttcttattttataaatcaaaaccaatccgaaaaCCAAAATAATAATACGGCTTtcttgaaaaccaatccaaaaatccgaatatgcaaaccaaatagtccaatccaaattgtccaattggacaattcggttttattcAAATAGTGAACAATCCTAGTTAGATTTGGTTCAcctatattaattaatattttatttatttatttcagtttcttgatcgtttgtttgattgtttccttAGCTATAAAATGAGGTgtgaaattaaataaaaatttgatattacTTAACATATTTAGTGTATAATGGGCCTTGTGGCTAATAAGACCGAAGAGAATGATGCGATAAAAATCGTATTTCTTTTACTGCCACGTAATTGAGTTTTTatcataaaaatatgattttctgCCACACCCAAAGAATGACGTCACACTTTTTCTTAACTTAATAAAACGGTAATCCAAAACATTGTCATAAAACCAAGATGGATCAAAGTATATCAATACATCATAAAATatcaaagtaaataacaaaatgcGGAATAaagtggtgtgtgcactgcaatcaacCAAGACTTTTctctttcgaaccagaagtacttaaaacataaactaaaaaccgtaagcacaaagcttagtgagttccccaaaataccacatagcatacataataatCACATACTGGACCCCCGTCCTTCATCGAGCCTCgctcggcatcgggccccgcccgacgtACATATCTGTCAGTCATTAGGCCTTGCCTGATATCGAGCCCCGCCCAgtacacatataaacatataatcatacgaaCACATGTGATAATCACAAAGACAATAGCATACAATACATTAATCGAGCCCCACCCggcatcgggccttgcccggtAAGCCTACCATCAAATAACATATGCAAGAGTCACGTACACACCTAGAttcctaacataataaaccatgggacGACATTGGTCCCTTCGACTCGCTAAACACAGTGAAGAAACTCATTTCTAACTACTGAATCACCTAGATGAATCTATGTCTGGTGGTCCGACAAATCCCCACGTTGTCACCATAAacacatccaattaataattggattccgACCCATATTTAGGAGTCTAAGATAGGGTAAAAGACTAATTTACCCTTTATCTAACTTGGACCAAAACCAAGGCCTAACTCAACCATACAAAGGCCCACATCCTAAAGCCCAATATATATGTGGCcaaatcttccaaattgggcctaaacccatcatgggcctaaaatCCAAGGAAGCCCAACATACTAGTCCAAAGCCCAAAACCCGTAATGGCCCAAGGCCTAAAATCAACCCATTAGGCTTCTGCATAGAATGCCTAACATTCCTTCCTACGACGCCTGACGTCCGAACGTTGAGCGTTCACATGCAAACGCCTGGCGTTTGCTCGTTGTTCACCAACTTCCAAACCAATGACTTAATGGCTTAAGATATGAGGTCCAAACTTCAGATCAAAATCATAATGGAACGTTTAAAGCCacaaatttgcaaactttatggccatgtaCGGTCACAATGAGCCCAAAAGCTAAAACTCCAACTCTTTAACCCATTAAAACACTTCAAAACTTGCATGGAGTGAAAGGAaggtccaagatcacatttttatcacctaatctaCCCTAAAAcgtccaaaaggacaactcattCGGTCTAAGGTAGCTCTTACCCAAAAGACCAAGAAAATAGGGCTAATAAGCATAAACTTCTAACATAAACAAGATCTAGCGATATGATGATCAAAATCAAAACTTTATACCATAAAATGATGCTCCAAGATGCCAAGAGTCTTGATCCACAAACTTGAGAGCGACATAAACACTTCAATGATCTTCCTTCTCTATCAAGATgatgggatgtcaagtccaccaagcaaattacacctttttttgcaaataaaacgtaatctaatggtaaaaaggggtatcaattctcagggaaatggttgtattcaatcactaATGCAATCCAATAAAACTACTGTaattaaactaactaactacaaataaactaaaggggggggggggtgttgtgattgcttgaaaactaaaagacttgaataactaaaaaaacttgcaattaagcaagatgtTGGGATGCTCAATTAATATTGGAGAGAATTGGTTAACCAagacaattcaacacaatgaacatttgtgtgtttatcattaggattcaatatgatgcttatcattcatcccaaattggttatagcaatcatgaagcatgatatgccaagattcctcataggtagtatggaggttggggaagcctacaacacaccttcttaatcaaaatcaatGATTTAATTGAGgcaattgaacccaagaagttgattagccttaagaatgaaggaatccccaattcttagaggatgtcaatgcttacacatccataaaggagtcatgattcataagctagatatgatttctaccatcatcaAGCCCTTATTCTAAGTAAATTCAATAATTCAAtgctaaaccaaagaaataaaccaacaattgctcatttaagtaccaagctcatgatcaaagtattaaacaagcataagaaatatgaactagaatcataaacataaaataaatgaCAATTAAacatgaatccttcaaaaacccacaaaTATCCAAGGATTTTAGCCAAAACTAACCAAAATAGAGAaactagccactcatggcaacaaaataacaatcacaaaagtgtATTTGCATCAAGAAACTACCAATTACTTAGAAAGATGAGAAGAATGAGTATCAAGCTTCAAAAATTGCCTCTAATGGTCTCCAATGGTGTCAAATCAAAGAATGAGCTGGTAGACCTAACCCCCCACCCTCCCCAAGTAAATGGTGAGCAAAATGAGCAAAATGCCTAAAAATATGCAGTTGCGCAGGTACCCATGCAAGTGTTGCACGACTGAGACTCCACCCTTGCAACTGTTGTTGGAATGCTACTGGCCTATTTTTCTCCACTACACCACTAGGATTCCCTTGGTCCCCTCCATGCctcacatgattcaaatttgGCTAATCATCTACAAGCTTTAAATATGGATAGTCCAATCCCAAAATAAgaatccatgacccatcttcacaagcccactaAATCCAAGTCTTCAACTTTTTAAGCCAAAATTTTCTTTGATGGATCCATAAAGCCCAATAATGCATCGAAAAGCTCACCAACTCCAACTCCAGTCAAATCGCAACCGCAACGAGCTCCAAAACCCTGCAAAATATCTTatgcaaaatagaaagtacccgaCATGATCCAtgagaaagaaaataaagaatatacaatgcaatacCAATAAAAAGACCTAAAAAATctgaaataaactaataaaaagaagGAAATAATATAAACTATCACAAGAACACTAAAATGATACCAAAAAGATGCATAAGGCTTCAAACTCTCATACACACTTAGGGTTTTCGAAATGAGATTGGAGGTTGGAGTGGTGACGGGTTTTGAGGCCATAATAATCTTTAAATAtcgtgcaaaccctaaaaattagggtttggtctcTACATGCAAACGCCCGGAGTCCATCGTAGAACGCCTGGCGTTTGGACCAAAGTGCCATAAATTAACACCATAAGGTTAAAAGTATAAATACCTGGAAACCATGGTGTTATCCAATCAAAAAACATGGTAGAAATGGGGAGATGTACGACCAAACCACACCCACGACCTCATTAGGAGGGGGATGTTGTTTCCATACCTATGTGGCCCTTGGTGCGGCCAAACTGCATACCACTCCTCCGAGTCTAATTCATTTAGGACTTAATTGGATAattaattcatttagtatttagCTGATGcactatatatttataataaaaaggtCAAGCTTTTTTATGATTTGTGGGAAGAAAATAATGGGCAGCACGTGCTGCCCCTGGCTATATATTAGTTTCGCCGCTGCATCTTGATATTTAATGCGAATAACATAACACGGTGTTTTACCGTATATCCTCAGTGCATTATATTATAATAGAAAATAGTTGTGCCAAATGCTTTTGAAAAAAATAGAAAGAATTGAAAAAATATTCTACCATTAAGGCTGCTACGTGTGCTAACATACGCTGCATACCTTACTATAGTTTTAATCTGCCACATTATTTTTCCTTCACACCATGAAACTGATGGGTGTCATAGCATACCTTACCATGCCTACCACAATACATATTTTTATGCACAAAGTACTACCATTGAGGGGAATACCATGCGATGAAACCATAACGTGCGACATGTTTACCAGGGTGGAACATGACGGGTTAGTATGATGTATACCGCCCACTGCAGTGCCACATCACATATCGCGATATGTGATATCGGGCGCACCGAAGGGTCTAATAAAATTAGATTTCTAAttgaataaaatataattatataaaattattaaaaaggaaaaatacttcgttaattaaacaaaatacatattaaattaaaaaaataatcgaaatataattaaataatacgtGACATCTAATCATCTTCGTTCGCCAGGTCATCATAATTCTCACCCGAATCACCTTCAAACGTTTATCCTTCGTTATCTGTATCGTTGAACAAATAATCTTTAACAAAATCGTCGACAACGAGATTCGTTCGACCACTAAAGATGTGTTCAATCAAATTAGTGCGAATGTTGTGGTGTCCAACTCAGTCGCATACTTTCTCTCGGACGAAATAGATGAGATTCGTTCGACCACTGAAGATGTGTTCAATCAAGTAATCTTCAAACATTTATCCTTCGTCATCTATGTCGTTGTGGTGTTCAAtcaaatctttattttttttatttttattttatatagaaCTTTTTTATGATTTTAATGTGTTTTTATCCCTCTACACATAAAAGAATATTTTTCCTTAAATATTTTTttctaataaattaatttattgtttattttattattactTTTCTTATACtgcaaatatattaaaaatcccTATTCTAGAAAAGAATTGGTTGATTCtccttttgccatgtgtcaccttATTAGACCTTATAATTAATGTCATGTCACATGTCAATTTATTGATTacccatttcaaatttcaaaatttaaattttccattctaattacattaaattaaataacattagaataaaatttaaaataaaattaatacagattataaggtcacatatttatttaaatcaacgattataatttgatataactaaaaaaatatctcttaattaataatttatttaaaataactgattaataattttaagtttttactatgaaagtttaattaattttgtaaccgtggtgcccacgggttataaactagtatatgaATAATTTAAAAGATTCTTGTACCTAAGAATCTTAGACAAAATTgaaagaatggtccctgtggtatgtcgaaaattgccactttgggccaaacaggtttggactagcactaatggtccaaaaagtttcattttgttgcgaatttggtccattttggttttaaatgacgattttgccctttatattttgttttttcaatgtttttgttacaaaaatcaaataagaaaaaaaaaaagaaaaaaaatgctctctctctctctctctacaacctcTTCCCCATCTACCCCCTTCATCGCATGAGTTCAAACAGCAGCCAAATTTTCCGGCAAACACCAACAGCAGCCGGATTTTCTAGTAACCACCAACACCAGTCGGATTTTTTGGCAACCATCGCCAACCATCGCCACCGGTTCAACACCACCACCAACATCGATATTTTGGCAAAATACATCACCACAACAGATCTGAAAAGCTAGGGAGGACAACAGATCCATATATCCAGATCCGGCGTCGCTACAAACCTGAGACATCTGGGTTTGATTTGACACACCCACAAACTCGAAAAAGACCAACGatattaaacacacacacatacacaaacgcCATAACAGATCTGAAAATCTAGGGAGAGGAAGTCGTCGCCGCCATCAGCAAACCTCCGTAAAGAGAAAGGGTTTCTCCGACTTCACCTTCGTCTCCTTCGTCAGTCACATCTGGAGTGTATGTAGATCTAAGAAATGGGGAGACCTGTTAAGAACGGACTTAGAAAGAGGGACGGACTGAGTCGGGTTTGTTATCGTGTTTTTCCATGTAGGATTTGCAGAGTTGAAGTCGTCATCGGAGCAGTGGAGATAAAGGATAGCCCATCTGAAAACCCTAGCCGCCAAGAAACCCTTACTTTGAATCTCAATCTCCTTTCTCTCGTCGCCGATTGTCGTGGTTCAAAGGGAGGGCAGCAACGATCGAAGCAGGTGTTTGGGTGGTGCTACCTGACCAGAAGGAGATGGAGGGGCAGCCTAGGTCGGTGGTAGTCGCCGGTGTCTTCTTCTTTGGCCGGTGGTAATCaagaaacaagagagagagagagagagagagagagagagagagagagagagaatgtttGTGTGTGTGAGTGAGAGAGATGGTAATTCTTTTTTTATTTCtgtaataaaaaatgaaaaaaataaatacaaaggGCAAAATCATCATTTTAGAAAAAATTAAACCAAAATGGACCAAACACGCAATAAAATGAAAACGTTTGGACCATTGGTGCTAGTGCAAACCTGTTTGGCCTAAAGTGACAATTTTCGACATactacagggaccattcttgcaattttgtctatttatAATATCTCCCGGTTCTTTTCTTATCCGTCTTGTTTTCTAACACACCAACTCACCACTTCTATCACGGTTGACCGCATGCATCATCGTCTCCTCTTCCATTATCATGTTTAGAAATTTTGATCAATCCTAGTCTTTTGGTCCGATGAATCCGACCCAAGCTAGCACATGGAATTCGTACAATCTCCAAAAAGTCAGCGCAAAAGGAACTAAAACAATCTCAACAGTGGACGGTGTTGGCGGAGGAGTACCGACAAGTAATGGGAAGAAATACATCGGTGCCTCTACAAACATTTGTATTGTGGATTTTCTTTAAAATACTCAGATAATACAAAATTGATTTAGGCCGATGGCGAAGAGGGAGTAGGGAAGAGATGCAGTCGGCAATGAAGATGAATGTGGTTGGCGGACCTCTCGGTGGCTTAGGTAGGAGTGGGGAGAAAAAGAGAAAAGACTAATGAGTTAGATCTTCTATTTGGGATCTCTTTTGCTCTTTTGCTTCAGATCTCCTTCCAACAACTAAGATGAAACCAAATTAATTAACATTTGTATTGTAAGGTAGTtaaaaatactatatatatatcgatatgtttttaattttcaattatttAAGTTAGCAAATTATAAGATACTATAACATGGAaagtttaaaattaaaaacaaaagagAAAACATGTATTTTGGCCTTTGGAGTTTCGAGACACCGCCATCCTATTTGTTTCCGTCGCAAGGACGCACTTTATAATTTATACTTTTCTTTCTGTCTCTACCATATTATTATTTTCAGAATATTAAAACTCATCATGAACGATTGTAAGCTTGActtgtatttttgtttttaaaatttttaaaatttttgtacTAAAGCTAATAGTTTATATATAAGTACTACAATAAATGGTATTAATAACAACAAAATCCAATAGCCAAAATTAACTTTTTTCTAACCGTAGAAGTTTGTCACTCATCAAATTGGAGACACATTAGTTTGAATCTTGTATTGGGAtaaatgattctaatccaaaacaataTGTGCCATTAGTATACATTTGATTTCAGTTTTGTTTAAAGGTTGTCCATCATCTACCCTTATATATCCATCACTACTCCACTCTCGACTTGTTGGCAAATACATTTTACAAATTACAAGTGGCTTGAATTTTGCTGTACTTTCTGTCGCATGTGCACACTTTATAATTTATATCGTTATTTCCCTTTCAAccttattattattttcaaaatattaaaacttatattGAACGAGTGTAAACTTTACTTGTATTTTCTAaaattagttttaatttttatactaaagttaatatatatatatatatatatatatatatatatatatatatatatatatatatatatatatatatatatatatatacacacacacacaccataaaTGGTATTACTAACAACAGGATCCAATAGCCAAATTTTTCCGAACCGTAGAAGTTTGTCACTCATATCAAATTGTATATACATGAGTTTGAATCTTGTATTCGGATAGATGATAGTATAATCCAAAACAATGTATGCCATAAATACACTAAAAATGAATCCTTATACACTTGATTTCAATTTTGTTTGAAGGTTGTGTTCTTATTGGTACTTCCGAAACTTATCCAAGAAGAGCGAATAAAAACGATCATGACCACCCTTCTGCTAGTTTTCATGTTCCAGTTCCTCCCCAAAGTCTACCACTCCATCTACTTAATGAGACGGATGGCAAAGGTCACCGGCTACATCTTCGGCACCATTTGGTGGGGTTTCGCCCTTAATCTAATCACTTATTTTATTGCCTCTCATGTAAGAATTAATGATATAAGTTCCTTTAATTTATGCCATTAATAGTCTGCATGATTACAGTGGTTTTTGGTGGACAACAGGTTGCCGGTGGCTGTTGGTACGTTTTGGCAATACAACGAGTGGTTTTGTGTCTTAGACAACAATGTGAAAACAAAAACTCATGCGATCTTACCCTTTCGTGCGCCGAGGAGATTTGCTACCAGTTTTCAGGAACCTCAGGAAATCCATGCAATAGAAACTTCACCATGCATGCTGTTAGAATGCCATTGTGTTTAGATACGAATGGACCATACCATTATGGTATCTATCAGTGGGCGCTTCCTGTGATCTCTAGCAACTCACTAAGGATAAAAATTCTTTATCCTATCTTTTGGGGTTTAATGAGTCTCAGGTAAATAAACTATAGCTTGATGCAATTCTTCGCTGGTGATCTCAAATATTTGATCATATTAATTACACTTTGATTTCAGCACTTTCGGGAATGATCTTGAGCCCACTAGTCACTGGGTCGAAGTGATCTTCAGTATTTGCATCGTGCTGAGTGGCTTGATGCTATTCACCTTATTGATT is part of the Lactuca sativa cultivar Salinas chromosome 7, Lsat_Salinas_v11, whole genome shotgun sequence genome and harbors:
- the LOC111904890 gene encoding cyclic nucleotide-gated ion channel 2, which codes for MLDQRSKLINHGDDLDDESHPISFTTECYACTQVGVPVFHSTSCNQAQQPEWEASAGSSLIPIRNRPGSKIIKNRYSAGKRRPLSSSGLSFRRVYDPRSKSVQRWNRFVLLARGMALAVDPLFFYSLSIGRGGTPCLYMDGGLAAVVAVLRTMIDCFHVVHIWLQFRVAYVSRESLVVGCGKLVWDPKSIALHYVRSLKGFWYDIFVVLPVPQVVFLLVLPKLIQEERIKTIMTTLLLVFMFQFLPKVYHSIYLMRRMAKVTGYIFGTIWWGFALNLITYFIASHVAGGCWYVLAIQRVVLCLRQQCENKNSCDLTLSCAEEICYQFSGTSGNPCNRNFTMHAVRMPLCLDTNGPYHYGIYQWALPVISSNSLRIKILYPIFWGLMSLSTFGNDLEPTSHWVEVIFSICIVLSGLMLFTLLIGNIQVFLHAVMARKKKMQLRCRDMEWWMKRRQLPSRLRHRVRHYERQNWVLMGGEDEMELIKEFPEGLRRDIKRFLCIDLIRMVPLFHNLEDLILDNICDRVKPLVFSKDEKIIREGDLVQRMVFIVQGRVKSYQNLSKGVVATSILDPGGYFGDELLSWCLRRPLINRLPSSSATFTCLEATHAFGLDANHLQYVTDHFRYKFANERLKRTVRYYSSNWRTWAAVNIQLGWRRYTARMRPVMAIVSAENNGSDRMLRQYAAIFMSIRPHDHLD